The following nucleotide sequence is from uncultured Draconibacterium sp..
GCTTCGGAAATTTTTGGTGAACGCGATTATCATTCCGTTCAGGGTGAAAAACTCAACCAAATTATACCAGCAGTTGTGGACCAAAAATGGATCTCCACTAATTTATATTTCCGATGAGTTAAAGCACAAACTTCAGGAAGAACTGGGTGACGATTACGAAGTTTTTATGGGAATGCGCTACGGAAATCCGGGTTATAAAGCAGCTTTGGCAGACATTAAAAAGAAAGGTTTTGAAAAGCTGATCTTGTTGCCGTTGTTTCCGCATCATGCCATGTCAACCACTGAAACATCGCTGGTTGCAGCACAAAAAGAGATAAAAAAGCTGGGAATAAAAGCGGAGGTAAGTGAGGTTGGGCAATTTTATCACGATCCAAAATTTATTGATGCTTTTGCCGAGCGAATTCAACAATACAAACTACAGGATTTCGACCACATTATTTTTTCGTACCACGGTTTACCCAACCGGCATTTGGAAAAGTGCCACCCGGGAATTACAGTGGAAAATTGCAATTGCCAAAATGCAATGCCGGAACATGGAGCATTGTGTTACCGCGCTACCGTTTATAAAACAACGCGCTTACTGGCAGAAAAATTAAACCTGGAATCCGACGACTTTTCTGTTGGTTTTCAGTCGCGATTATCGAAAAACTGGCTGACACCTTTTACCGATGAATTGCTGGCGGAATTGCTCAACAAAGGCAAAAAGAAAATACTGATAGCTGCGCCTTCGTTTGTTACCGATTGCCTGGAAACTACGCTGGAACTGGGGGTGGAATACGGCGAAGAATTCCTTGAAAAAGGAGGCGAAAAACTGCAATTGGTTGATAGTTTAAACACCGAAAAAAGCTGGGTAAACACGCTTGCACATCTTGTACGATCAAGCATTTCGTAAAATTACAAACATGCACACGCACGAATGGAACATTTTTTACACCTGCCTGGCTACCTTTGTGGTTTGCCTGCCGTTTGGCTACCTGCGCGGTGGTTTCCGGAAACTATCATTTTGGTGGTTTGTGGCCATTCATGCACCTGTTCCGCTAATCATATTTATCCGTAAATTTTTTGATGTACAACTGAGTTGGGGCCTCGCTCCGTTTCTCTTCGGAAGCTTTTTTCTTGGTCAGTTTGTTGGCCGGAAAATCTATGGATTAAAACCTTGGATACGAAAATAGACCGACCGTTATACCGATTTAATATCAAAATGAGTCTTTAGTTCGCAAACTCCTAAAGTCTCTTTCGTTTATTATCGGCATTAACCATTGTAATCTCAACGTTTCGCTTAAAGCTCACGTTGAAATACAATTGGTATTATTTTACAAAAACGGTTTTCACATTCATAAATTCTTTGATACCGTGCGCCGAAAGTTCGCGGCCAAATCCGCTGGTTTTTATACCGCCAAAAGGTAAACGCGGATCCGATTTCACAAAATCATTCACAAAACAGGCACCGGCTTCCAGTTCAATTTCGGCAATGTGTTCGCCTTTTTTCAGGTTGTTGGTAAACACTGCTGCCCCCAATCCAAAATCGGTATCATTGGCCACACGAATGGCTTCTTCCTGGTCTTTTACTTTTATTACCGACGCCACCGGACCAAACAGTTCTTCCTCATACGCCGGCATTCCCGGTTTTACATTCTCCAAAATAGTTGGCGGATAGAAAGCACCTTTACGATGCGGAATTTCGCCGCCTATAATTACTTCAGCGCCTTTATTTACCGAATCTACAACCTGTTGATGTAATTCGTCGCGAAGATCTTCGCGTGCCATTGGCCCCATTGTACTTTCCTCGTCGAACGGATCGCCAAAGCGTGCTGCATTCATTTCATGGGTGAAAAGCTCCAGAAAATGCGCATAAACCGTCTCCTCAACGATAAAACGCTTCGCACCGATACAGCTTTGACCTGCATTTAACAAGCGGCCTGCAGCGCATTTTTTTGCGGCCAGTTCCAAATCGGCATCTTTTAAAATCAGGTACGGATCGCTGCCTCCCAATTCCAATACACATTTTTTTAGTTCAGCACCGGCCAATGCAGCAACGCTTTTTCCGGCCGGTGTACTTCCCGTAAGGCTCACTCCTTTTATGGCTTTGTGTTTAATCACTTTTTCAACCATTGAGCTGTCAATTAACAAGCTGCGAAATACGTTTTCTGGAAATCCTGCTTCGCGGAAAATCTCTTCGATAGCCATTGAACAACCCGGCACATTGCTGGCATGTTTTAAAACTGCTGTGTTGCCCGCCATAAGTGTCGGAGCAGCAAAGCGAAACACCTGCCAAAAAGGAAAATTCCAGGGCATAACGGCCAAAATGGTTCCCAGCGGCTGGTACGAAACATACGATTTGCTGGCCTGTGTAGTGATGGTTTCATTTTCGAGAAACGACTCTGCATTTGCGGCATAATACTCGCAAACCCAGGCACATTTTTCAATTTCGGCAACTCCTTCGTTTCTTACTTTTCCCATTTCCTGCGCCATCAGCAAAGCCAGTTCTTCCTTTTTGCTGCGTAAAATACTGGCTGCATTTTGCATTAACTGCCCCCGGTGATGAAAGGAAGTACTTCGCCAGTGGTGCCATATTTTATCTACTGAATTAATGATCTTCTCAACGCCCTCTTCTGAATGTTTCTGATGGGTTTTTACAGTTTCGTTCGTTACCGGATTAATGGATTTTAACATAGTGAGATTCTTTAATAACCTATAAAATTATAAAAAAAGCAACCTCCTAAAAAGATTGCTTTCAATATATTTTTCAGGAACCGGAATTTATTCCACGATCCTGATCTCTGTTTTCATATCCACAGCCTCACGATACACAGCACTAACACCGCAATATTTTTCTTCTGACAGTTTAACAGCTTTCTCCAGTTTAGCCATCGGAAGGTCCTTACCTTTAAACTGGTAAACGATCGTCATTTTGTTGTAATATTTCGGATGTTCTTCCGTAAGTTCACCCTCAACAATTACATTAAAAGCCTCCAGCTCAACCTTCATTTTTTTCAAAATCATTACCACATCAATACCCGTACAACCCGCCAATGCGGTCAACATTAATTTCTTCGGACGAGGTCCTAAATCGCTGCCCCCCACTTCTTCTGTGGCGTCGATAACAACCTTATGTCCATCCATATCTGTTTCAAAAGCCAACTTGTCGGTCCAGGCCATATCTACTACATGCTTCATAACATCCTTATTTTAAATTGCTTTACATTACATTTGCACACAAATATACAACATCTAACTATCTATATAAATAGTTTTTCGAAATATGCAGATAATTGTATTTTTAAGGCAAAATTAAATAAAGGTTATTCCAGTATTAAACGTATAATCAGATCAGGAAATGAGAAGCGCAATTAAAAGGCCGTCGGACGAAGAAACAAATTTAAGTGGTTTTCAATTGTTTAAGAAGTTAACCGACGATGAATTTACCCGGCTGAATTATGAAAAAACTTGTTCGCTTTATAAAAAAGGCACCATCATTTATCGCGAGGGTAGCCGGCTAACCGGTTTTTTCTGTGTTACAAGGGGAATTATTAAAATCTTTAAAACAGGAATTGACGGCAAAGAACAAATAATTCGCTTTGCCAAAAAAGGCGAAATTATTGCCTATCGGTCGTTGCTGAGCCAAGAGCTGGCTTGTACCACGGCAAAAGTAATCGACGATGCAGCCTTGTGTCATGTTCCTTACCAAACCTTGTTGTACCTTATTCAGAACAACTGGCAGTTTTCGCATCACATGTTACAAATTGTTTGTCGCGAATTACGTGAAGCCAACGATTACATTACCGATATTGCGCAAAAAACAGTGCGTGAGCGACTGGCAGAAGTACTTCTACTTTTAAAAGAAAACTTTGAGCTGGATAACCAGAATACACTTCAAATTTCGTTAACCCGTGAAGAGCTGGCTAACATGGTTGGAACCGCAACAGAATCTGTAATTCGCTTATTATCAGAATTTAAGAATGATAAACTTATTGAATTACAGGGACGTAAAATTAAATTTTTAGATATTCCTGCATTAAACCGGGTGGCTAATTTATAAGCTTACTACATATTTTCTGAAACCGGCTAATGGCCGGTTTTTTTGTTTTATACTTAAACCTTATTCTAACCGTTTTAACCTAAAAAAATGCTATTTCAAACGCTTGAAAACCAAACCATAAACGAACTATGCAACTTATTTAATGCTGCATTTGCCGACTACGTGGTAAAAATTGAAATGACTCCCGAAAACTTACAAGATAAATTCGATTCGGAAGATGTTAGTCTTGAACACTCGGTGGGCCTGTTTAGCGAAGGAAAACCGGTGGGTTTTATCTTTCATGCCTTGCGCGATTCCGCTTCGGGAAAAATGGCTTACAATGCCGGAACCGGTGTTATTCCAAAATTCAGAGGTAAGAATGCCACGGTGCGGATGTATGAATACATACTTCCAAAACTGGCAAAATATGGCGTAAAAGAAGTCGTTCTTGAGGTTATCGATAAAAATCCTCCAGCAATAAAATCTTATAAAAAAGTTGGATTTACCATCCTTCACGAGTTGGAATGTTTCAAGGGATTTCCGGATATCTCGAGCCCGGATAAACCTTTGATCGTGGAAGAATCGGCAGATAAATTCACGCCTCCCGAACACTTTTGGGACTGGCAGCCCACCTGGCAAAATACCACACAAACGGTACTCCGGTCTGGCCAATACAAAACCTGGAGTATTTTACGTGGTAACAGAGCAATTGCCTATCTTACAGGAAATCCGGGATCAGGAAGAATAGCCCAGTTTGCTGTCGATCCGGACCAGCGTTGGAAAGGTTTGGGAACTTCGCTGTTTTGCCATTTTGCAGGGCTGTCGTCAAACACGCCGATGGTGATAAATATAGCCGATCAATCGGGGCAAACACAGGACTTTCTGAAAGCCATTGGAATGACCCTTTTTTTGAGACAATATAAAATGAATTTAATACTTCAATAATATGAAACTCTTTGGTATTCAGATGAACAGACGCACATTTATTCGTTGGAAAATTTACGTCGACCGTGCACGCATGTACATTGGTTACATCAGTTTTGTAATGATAGCATTTATGTTTTTAAACGATTTTAAAGACGAGACGATTCGTACTTTCCTCGATGAAAACAAAATGATTACCTACCCGATAATGATGGTTTTATTTATGGTATTTTCGTTAATCCTCGGACGGCTCGACACCAAGCTGGGCCTGCGAAAAGAGGAAATGCGCAATGCCGCCAGCGAAAATCCCGTTACCATGGAAATTCTGCAAAACATTAAAGAGATTAAGCAAAAGTTGAATGAGGAATGATGAATTTCGATTAACGATTTTAGATTGAAGTGTGGCTAGTATGATCTGGTTTCTTTGAACGTAATTCATAAATCTTCACTCGTTAATCATCATTCCAAAATCCGTTTTTACCGTCCGATCCAGTCCTCGGGATTAAGTTTGGTGCTTTCTTTCCAAATCTGAAATTTCAGGATAGATTTATTACCGTCTTTTGTGTCGGTATAAACCGTGCCGATGGGTTGTTTTGTCGATACTTTATCGCCCTTTTTAACTACTACCTCGCGAAGGTTGGAATAAACGCTCAGATAAGTTCCGTGTCGAATAATAACGGCAGTATTACCACCTGAAATACCAAACACCCGGCTAACTTCGCCGTTAAAAACAGCGCGCACTTTTGCCCCCTCATCGGTGGCAATATTTATCCCGTTATTCTGTACCTGCACATTGGTTAATACCGGATGGCGGTGTACACCAAAATGCTCAACAATTACACCTCTTTCCAGCGGCCAGGGCAGGCGTTTTTTGTTTTGTTCAAAATTATCACCTATCAGTTTTTGTTCGGGTGTTAAGGCAAAACCCGAACCTCCTGTTTCTCTGTTTTTGCTGGCTTCTTCTTCAATAATTGCCTGAATTTCACGCTCCAGCTGTTGCTCAATTTGTTGTTGTTGACGCAGTGTTTTTTGCAGACTATTTTTCTGATTTTGCAGTTTTTTCAACTCACTGCTTTGTGTACTTTTTTCCTGGTTAAGCGCTAGCATTTCCTTTTCGGTCTGTCCGATTAATTTTTGTTTTTCAGCTGTTTGCTGTTCCAGTTTTTCTATACTTTCGTCGAGTACTTCCTGCACAGCATCAATCATTTGAGCCTGATTTTCGCGATACGTTTTGTAGCGTTTGAAATAGAGCAAACGACGATAAGCCTGATTTACATTTTCGGCCGACAGTAAAAACAGCACTTCATCATACGAATTCAGATTTTTGTAGGCCATCCTAATCATTTCGGCATATTCATCCTTTAATTGCTGAGCATCGTTTTTAAGCATTTCTACAGCCAAAATGTTATTGGCGACACATTGCTCATAAATTCCGATTTCGTGGTTTATATTCGAGATAAGCGTGTTTCTCGAGTTGATTTTTGTATTAATGAGCCGTAGCTTACTTAACGACGAACGTTCATTTTTTTGCGTTTCGTTGAGCAAACGTGTGGTGTATTCGATTTCCTTTTCAGCATCAGCCTTTTGTTTTTGCAGTTCTTCGATGGATTGTGCGAACACAGAAAGACTCACCAGCACGAGAGCCAGCGTAACGAATAGTATTTTTATCCGCAAAATCATATTTACGAATGTATCGATTTAGGATTTAATCTACTCGAATCTCCTCGTATTTTTCCGGAATTTTAATGCTGAAAGAAGTGATCTTCTCGGTTGAAAATCCGCTCATTCTGATTTTCATGTCAATTTCTTCTTCGGGCGAATGAAAGTTCATTTCAATGGTTCCCGGATACGCTTTGTTTTCTACTTCAGTATAGTCTTCGAAAACCAGGTTCATATTCCGGTCGTTGGTTTTATCGCTGATTAACAAGTGGTTCAAAGCAAAATTACCCGGATCAAAAAACATTTTTTGTACAATGAGCGCCTGATCATCCAATCGTTTTAAATGGCGCTCGGCTTTGTTTTCCTTCTCTTCCAGTTTGCTAAGCTTCCGCGTTTTTTCCGATTGCAAAACATACCGGTTATCTTCAATTACGGCATCGAAAGTTTTAAAATCCTTGTCGCGTGGATCATTCCGGTACGAAAATGCATTGTTTGAAATAATACTTTGTATGGTAGCAAAATCAAGGTCGATGTTCAGAAAACTGCTGAGGTAGGAATAATCGTCGATAAAATAGTTGCGGTCGATGTAATTCACATATTTCACACTGTCGGGGGTAAGTAAAACACGGCCAACCGGAATATTAAGTTTACTTATCGATACCAGAATACGATCGTCTTTTTTTGCCTTTAAATTGATTTTAAAAGCTGCTTTCGACTGGCTACTTGAAAAATTACAATTGATACGTTTTATGGTAAGGTATTCATAATCGAATGCGTTTTGCTCGATTCGTTTCAGCAACTTACTGGTGCTTATCGGGCGTGCCTCAACAACAGCCAGTTCCGATGGCGTTTTACAGGATGAAACAGCAAACAGAACTGCTGCCATAAATAGTGAAATCCTGAAATATTTTAGAAACTTCATCGCCTACTCTTCAATGTATTTTTTTTCCTCAATTTTGCGGTCTAAAGTTTCCGACTCGCTCCCACTCTCTTTTGCCTTTTTCCAGTACTCTACAGCCTCCTCAACTTTGCCTGTTTTATACAAAATATCGCCGTAATGTTCCAGCAAAGTATCACTTTCATCGTCGCTGTATTTCATGGCCGAATCCATGTAAAATTTCGCCAGCGTATATTCACCTTTTTTAAACAGCACCCAGGCATGTGTATCAAGGTAAGTTGCATTATCCGGAAAGCGTTCAACCACTTTACCACTCATTCTTTCTGCTTTGTCGAGCTCAATGCCGTCAACTGATAAATAGTAAGCGTAATTGTTCAGCGTAAGGTAATTATCAGGATCAACCTGAACAGCCTTGTCGAATATTTTAAAGGCTTCGGTTTTGTTTCCGTTTTTGTAAACGGCCTCGCCTTTTAGCATCAGAAAATTGGCTTCCAGTTGTGGATTTTCAACTACATAATCCATTCCTTCTTCACTGATTTCAATGGTTTCATCAAATTTTTCCAGCTGCACACAAGCAATTGCTTTAAAGAAATATCCTTGCGGTTGATTCGGAAATAATTCGATGATCTTTCCGGTATGTTCGTACAATTTGTCCCACTGTTGCAGGTCGTTGTCGATGTACATTATTCGTTCCCAAATCATATAATCATTGGGTTCAATCTCAATCGCTTTTAACAAGGCTTCACGTCCTTCTGCCAGTTTATTTTCTTTCAGCAACGATTCAGCATGAATGGTGTGTACCAACGATTCATCGGGATGTTTTTCGAGTAAAATACCGATCAGTTCATCGCGCTGCTGGTCGTTAAGATGCGATTGTGCAGGATTTGCTGTTAACATCATAAACAGCTGCATTTTTGTTTGAATATCAACTGCATCGCTTTCAAAACCGGCTTTTGTTTCTTCGAACGACTTTTCAGCCTCACCGTTTTCGAGGTAATAATTGGCCAGCGAAAAGTGTACAAAACCATTTTCCGGATCCATTTCCTGGATCTTTTTATAGTTTTTTAATGCACTTTGAGAATCGCCCTGGCTTTGATATAAATCGGCCAATAATCCATAATATTTTGATTCGTCCGGATTGTTCTCAATCAGTTTATTAATCTCGTCAAAAGCTTTGTCAACCTGTCCTGTTGATACAAAAATCTGCTGTTTGGCCACCGAAATTTGCTCATTAATGCCGGTTTCTTCTTCCATTCGATTATAAGCTTCAATAGCTTCCTCGTAACGTTCTGCACTGGCCAGCAACGCAGCATTCATGTATATGTACTCCAGGTTTTCCGGCTCCTTTTGCACCAACTCGGCATAAATATCGGCTGCCTCTGAGAATTTTCGGGTTTGCTGATAAATTTGTGCCAATAACAGTTTGTACCATTTATTGTCGGGACTAATACTGATGGCTTTTTCCAGCAACAACGAAGCGCTGGTAAAGTCGTTATTTGCGGCATGAATATTTGCCAATTCAAACATGGCCGACGATGAATTCGGATCAATCTCTAAACAACTCGATAACAACTGAATAGCCTTTTGTGCGTTGCCAAACATTTTCTGTTTTAGCGCCTCCACAAAAAGGTACTCAAACTCCATCTGCTTTTGATCTACTAACTCGGTGGTGGGTGTATTTACTGCAGCTTTTGCCACTTGTTGTTCGGTAACTTGTTTTGTTGATGAACAAGACACTAAAGCCAGCGAAAATGCTGCAATACCTATTCCATTTATAAAAATTCTCTTCATGTTAATGTTTTCCGGTGTGGCCAAAGCCACCTGCTCCTCTTTCTGTTTCTTCCAGCACTTCTACCAAATCCCATTCCACAGTTTCGTGTGCGGCAATAACCATCTGGCAAATGCGTTCTGCATTCTCTATAACAAAATCTTCTTGCGACAGGTTGATGAGAATAACGCCAATTTCTCCTCGATAATCAGCATCAATAGTTCCGGGAGTATTTAAAACCGTAATTCCCTTTTTCAAAGCTAAACCACTTCGCGGACGAACCTGCGCCTCGTAACCCTGAGGCAATTCAATAAATAAGCCGGTTGGTATAAGTTTCCGCTCCAGCGGTTTTAAAACCACCGGTTCATCAAGGTTTGCACGTAAGTCCATTCCGGCCGAAAAGGCTGTACTATAAGCCGGTAGTTCATTCTTTGATTTGTTAACGATTTTAACCTGCATCAATCTGTTTTTTTAAAAGAATCGCTAAGATAGATAAATAATGCGTCCGTTCGGTAGGTTTAACAAGTTTTATGATTGTGAATAAATGAATCAACTGATTGTATAACAATTATATAACTTTCTTTCGGATTAAATAATCATCAGATCGGCCATGATCTCGTCAGAAACAAAAAGCCCTTTTCGGCTCAGTGTAATTGTTTCGCTTTTAATATTTATATCGCCTGTATTTTTGTATTTGTCCAACTGACGGGAAAAATAGGCGGCTTTCTCATGCCCAAAACGTTGTTTCAGTTCCTTTACTGACAC
It contains:
- the hemH gene encoding ferrochelatase → MKKTAVLLMNVGSPDKPTVPAVRKYLTEFLNDERVIDLPYLLRKFLVNAIIIPFRVKNSTKLYQQLWTKNGSPLIYISDELKHKLQEELGDDYEVFMGMRYGNPGYKAALADIKKKGFEKLILLPLFPHHAMSTTETSLVAAQKEIKKLGIKAEVSEVGQFYHDPKFIDAFAERIQQYKLQDFDHIIFSYHGLPNRHLEKCHPGITVENCNCQNAMPEHGALCYRATVYKTTRLLAEKLNLESDDFSVGFQSRLSKNWLTPFTDELLAELLNKGKKKILIAAPSFVTDCLETTLELGVEYGEEFLEKGGEKLQLVDSLNTEKSWVNTLAHLVRSSIS
- a CDS encoding NAD-dependent succinate-semialdehyde dehydrogenase, coding for MLKSINPVTNETVKTHQKHSEEGVEKIINSVDKIWHHWRSTSFHHRGQLMQNAASILRSKKEELALLMAQEMGKVRNEGVAEIEKCAWVCEYYAANAESFLENETITTQASKSYVSYQPLGTILAVMPWNFPFWQVFRFAAPTLMAGNTAVLKHASNVPGCSMAIEEIFREAGFPENVFRSLLIDSSMVEKVIKHKAIKGVSLTGSTPAGKSVAALAGAELKKCVLELGGSDPYLILKDADLELAAKKCAAGRLLNAGQSCIGAKRFIVEETVYAHFLELFTHEMNAARFGDPFDEESTMGPMAREDLRDELHQQVVDSVNKGAEVIIGGEIPHRKGAFYPPTILENVKPGMPAYEEELFGPVASVIKVKDQEEAIRVANDTDFGLGAAVFTNNLKKGEHIAEIELEAGACFVNDFVKSDPRLPFGGIKTSGFGRELSAHGIKEFMNVKTVFVK
- a CDS encoding OsmC family protein — encoded protein: MKHVVDMAWTDKLAFETDMDGHKVVIDATEEVGGSDLGPRPKKLMLTALAGCTGIDVVMILKKMKVELEAFNVIVEGELTEEHPKYYNKMTIVYQFKGKDLPMAKLEKAVKLSEEKYCGVSAVYREAVDMKTEIRIVE
- a CDS encoding Crp/Fnr family transcriptional regulator, with amino-acid sequence MRSAIKRPSDEETNLSGFQLFKKLTDDEFTRLNYEKTCSLYKKGTIIYREGSRLTGFFCVTRGIIKIFKTGIDGKEQIIRFAKKGEIIAYRSLLSQELACTTAKVIDDAALCHVPYQTLLYLIQNNWQFSHHMLQIVCRELREANDYITDIAQKTVRERLAEVLLLLKENFELDNQNTLQISLTREELANMVGTATESVIRLLSEFKNDKLIELQGRKIKFLDIPALNRVANL
- a CDS encoding GNAT family N-acetyltransferase, with protein sequence MLFQTLENQTINELCNLFNAAFADYVVKIEMTPENLQDKFDSEDVSLEHSVGLFSEGKPVGFIFHALRDSASGKMAYNAGTGVIPKFRGKNATVRMYEYILPKLAKYGVKEVVLEVIDKNPPAIKSYKKVGFTILHELECFKGFPDISSPDKPLIVEESADKFTPPEHFWDWQPTWQNTTQTVLRSGQYKTWSILRGNRAIAYLTGNPGSGRIAQFAVDPDQRWKGLGTSLFCHFAGLSSNTPMVINIADQSGQTQDFLKAIGMTLFLRQYKMNLILQ
- a CDS encoding peptidoglycan DD-metalloendopeptidase family protein, whose product is MILRIKILFVTLALVLVSLSVFAQSIEELQKQKADAEKEIEYTTRLLNETQKNERSSLSKLRLINTKINSRNTLISNINHEIGIYEQCVANNILAVEMLKNDAQQLKDEYAEMIRMAYKNLNSYDEVLFLLSAENVNQAYRRLLYFKRYKTYRENQAQMIDAVQEVLDESIEKLEQQTAEKQKLIGQTEKEMLALNQEKSTQSSELKKLQNQKNSLQKTLRQQQQIEQQLEREIQAIIEEEASKNRETGGSGFALTPEQKLIGDNFEQNKKRLPWPLERGVIVEHFGVHRHPVLTNVQVQNNGINIATDEGAKVRAVFNGEVSRVFGISGGNTAVIIRHGTYLSVYSNLREVVVKKGDKVSTKQPIGTVYTDTKDGNKSILKFQIWKESTKLNPEDWIGR
- a CDS encoding DUF4292 domain-containing protein, which gives rise to MKFLKYFRISLFMAAVLFAVSSCKTPSELAVVEARPISTSKLLKRIEQNAFDYEYLTIKRINCNFSSSQSKAAFKINLKAKKDDRILVSISKLNIPVGRVLLTPDSVKYVNYIDRNYFIDDYSYLSSFLNIDLDFATIQSIISNNAFSYRNDPRDKDFKTFDAVIEDNRYVLQSEKTRKLSKLEEKENKAERHLKRLDDQALIVQKMFFDPGNFALNHLLISDKTNDRNMNLVFEDYTEVENKAYPGTIEMNFHSPEEEIDMKIRMSGFSTEKITSFSIKIPEKYEEIRVD
- a CDS encoding tetratricopeptide repeat protein: MKRIFINGIGIAAFSLALVSCSSTKQVTEQQVAKAAVNTPTTELVDQKQMEFEYLFVEALKQKMFGNAQKAIQLLSSCLEIDPNSSSAMFELANIHAANNDFTSASLLLEKAISISPDNKWYKLLLAQIYQQTRKFSEAADIYAELVQKEPENLEYIYMNAALLASAERYEEAIEAYNRMEEETGINEQISVAKQQIFVSTGQVDKAFDEINKLIENNPDESKYYGLLADLYQSQGDSQSALKNYKKIQEMDPENGFVHFSLANYYLENGEAEKSFEETKAGFESDAVDIQTKMQLFMMLTANPAQSHLNDQQRDELIGILLEKHPDESLVHTIHAESLLKENKLAEGREALLKAIEIEPNDYMIWERIMYIDNDLQQWDKLYEHTGKIIELFPNQPQGYFFKAIACVQLEKFDETIEISEEGMDYVVENPQLEANFLMLKGEAVYKNGNKTEAFKIFDKAVQVDPDNYLTLNNYAYYLSVDGIELDKAERMSGKVVERFPDNATYLDTHAWVLFKKGEYTLAKFYMDSAMKYSDDESDTLLEHYGDILYKTGKVEEAVEYWKKAKESGSESETLDRKIEEKKYIEE
- the dut gene encoding dUTP diphosphatase; this encodes MQVKIVNKSKNELPAYSTAFSAGMDLRANLDEPVVLKPLERKLIPTGLFIELPQGYEAQVRPRSGLALKKGITVLNTPGTIDADYRGEIGVILINLSQEDFVIENAERICQMVIAAHETVEWDLVEVLEETERGAGGFGHTGKH